The genome window GCGCTCGTCGCCAGCCCGGCTGCGGCGCTCGCCTGCCTCGAGGCGGACCGCGCCGGTGGCCCGACGGTCGTCCTCGTCGGGTCGGCGGCGTGCGAGGCGAGCGCCGCACTCGCCGAGCTGCTCGCCCGGGCGACGCAGCGCCCCGAGTGCGGGGTGCTCCTCGCCCGGCCCTCGCCCGAGGCGCGCGCCGTCGTCGCGCCCGGGCCGGACGGCGCCGGGAACGTCTTCCTCTCGGCGCTCGGCGCGCCTCGGGGCGAGCGCAGCAGCGCCGGTTCCACGCCGCCTCGCTCCGAGCCGATCGAGGTCGCCGTGCTCGGCCCCGTCGAGGTCCGGGGTTCGACCATCCCGCTCGAGCGGCGCCCGAAGCTCACCGAGCTCGTCGTGTACCTCGCGATGCACCCGGAGGGGGCGACGACGCGCACCTGGGCGACGGCGCTGTGGCCGGAGCGCCGCGTGCCTCCCCAGACGGTGGCGAACCGCCTCTCCGAGGCTCGGCGAGCGCTCGGCTTCGCCTCCGACGGGCGGCCCCGCCTCCGCCGCAGCGGCGAGCGCCACCTCATCGCCGACTTCACGACCGACTGGGCCGCCTTCCTCGCGCTGTCCTCGCCCGAGGCGGGCCCCCAGAGCTGGCGAGAGGCGCTCGGCCTGCTGCGCGGGCGGCCCTTCGGCGAGCTGCGCGAGTGCCAGTGGGCGACCCTCGAGGGGCTCGCCAGCGAGATGGAGCAGGCCGCGGTGGCCTGCGGCCTGCGCTACGGCGAGCACGCGCTCGCCGACGGGCGGCCGGACGAGGCCACCTGGGCCGCCCAGCGAGCGCTGCGCACGAGCCCCTGGGACGAGCGGCTCCACCGCCTGGCGATGCGGGCGGCCGACGCGGCGGGCAACCGCGCCGGCGTCGAGGCGACCCTGCGCCACCTCGCCCTCGTGCTCGAGCTCGACGGCGACCCGCTCGCGGGCGTCCATCCGCTCACCGCCGCCCTCTACACCGACCTCGTGGCGGGGACGCGCGCCCCCTGAGCGTCGCGTGCCGGGGCGCTGGCCGCGTGGCCGCGGCGGCGGCCGGTAGTGTCCGGGCGTCGCAGGTGGCGAGCGAAGGAGCCGGCGTGGGGATCCTCGAGGGCAAGAAGCTCCTCATCACGGGCGTGCTGACGGACGACTCCCTCGCCTTTCGCGTCGCCGAGCTCGCCCAGCGCGAGGGCGCGGACATCGCTCTGACCGGGTTCGGCCGGGGACGCTCGCTCACCGAGCGCGTCGCGCGCAAGCTGGCCGGCCCGC of Acidimicrobiales bacterium contains these proteins:
- a CDS encoding BTAD domain-containing putative transcriptional regulator, with product MGGTDGVGGRRVRPGSERERTSLREEQAARLAAAFVARPGARWSAPPILYELGPDDVVLRSWQALRPAAGGGEALFDGTWRLSRRDLAAHRAHEAAPALAALVAAGTTPRGSLLIDLVAARVTSLAGAPDHCEERLAAMARDAFTRRFCEIGRVIAVGLAPTGGSGADALVASPAAALACLEADRAGGPTVVLVGSAACEASAALAELLARATQRPECGVLLARPSPEARAVVAPGPDGAGNVFLSALGAPRGERSSAGSTPPRSEPIEVAVLGPVEVRGSTIPLERRPKLTELVVYLAMHPEGATTRTWATALWPERRVPPQTVANRLSEARRALGFASDGRPRLRRSGERHLIADFTTDWAAFLALSSPEAGPQSWREALGLLRGRPFGELRECQWATLEGLASEMEQAAVACGLRYGEHALADGRPDEATWAAQRALRTSPWDERLHRLAMRAADAAGNRAGVEATLRHLALVLELDGDPLAGVHPLTAALYTDLVAGTRAP